In a single window of the Anguilla rostrata isolate EN2019 chromosome 6, ASM1855537v3, whole genome shotgun sequence genome:
- the LOC135256565 gene encoding phosphoglucomutase-1-like isoform X1, which produces MDDSPLQLVTLPTVPYPDQKPGTSGLRKRVSVFETSRDYLQNFVQSIFFSIDLRDRQGSTLVVGGDGRYFNKSAIGVIVKMAAANGFGRLVIGQNGIMSTPAVSCMIRKIKAIGGIILTASHNPGGPKGDFGIKFNTSNGGPAPEAVTDKIFQISKTIEEYAICPDLQVDLSTIGKQTFDLENKFKPFKVEIVDSVESYANMLRNIFDFAALKELLSGENHLRIRLDAMHGVVGPYVKRIICEELGSPANSAINCTPKEDFGGHHPDPNLTYAADLVETMKGGEYDFGAAFDGDGDRNMVLGRQGFFVNPSDSVAVIAANLFSIPYFQHTGIRGLARSMPTSAALDNVAKATQIQLFETPTGWKFFGNLMDAGKLSLCGEESFGTGSDHIREKDGLWAVLAWLSIIAVRKQSVEDIMKDHWQKFGRNFFTRYDYEEVDSDAANEMIKDLEALILDKVFIGQKFSAGDKIYEVEKADNFEYSDPVDGSISRNQGLRIIFSDGSRIIFRLSGTGSAGATIRLYIDSYERDPQMIYEDPQAMLAPLVTIALKISQIHKRTGLNGPTVIT; this is translated from the exons ATGGACGACAGTCCCCTCCAGCTTGTTACCCTGCCGACAGTTCCCTACCCTGACCAGAAACCAGGAACCAGTGGCCTGAGGAAGAGGGTGTCTGTTTTTGAGACCAGTCGGGACTACCTCCAGAACTTTGTCCAGAGCATATTTTTCTCCATCGACCTGCGAGACCGTCAGGGATCCACCCTGGTTGTAGGAGGAGATGGCCGCTATTTTAATAAAAGTGCCATTGGAGTCATagtgaaaatggctgcagccaACGgg TTCGGGCGGTTGGTGATTGGCCAGAATGGGATCATGTCCACACCGGCGGTGTCTTGCATGATCCGGAAGATCAAAGCCATCGGGGGCATCATCCTTACTGCAAGCCACAATCCTGGAGGACCTAAAGGGGACTTTGGCATCAAGTTCAATACTTCCAATGGAG GCCCAGCACCTGAAGCCGTCACAGACAAAATCTTCCAGATCAGTAAGACCATTGAAGAGTACGCCATCTGCCCAGACCTCCAAGTTGACCTGTCAACCATCGGCAAGCAGACCTTCGACCTGGAGAACAAGTTTAAGCCATTCAAAG TGGAGATTGTGGACTCAGTGGAGTCTTATGCCAACATGCTGAGGAACATCTTTGACTTTGCTGCCCTGAAGGAGCTGCTGTCTGGAGAGAACCACCTCCGCATACGGCTGGATGCCATGCATGGGG TGGTAGGACCATATGTGAAGAGGATCATCTGTGAGGAGCTGGGCTCTCCTGCCAACTCTGCCATCAACTGCACCCCCAAGGAGGACTTTGGGGGCCACCACCCTGATCCCAACCTCACCTACGCTGCAGACCTGGTGGAGACCATGAAGGGCGGGGAGTATGATTTTGGAGCCGCCTTTGATGGTGATGGT GATCGCAACATGGTGCTGGGGAGGCAGGGTTTCTTCGTGAACCCCTCAGACTCAGTGGCAGTCATTGCCGCCAACCTCTTCAGCATCCCTTACTTCCAGCACACGGGGATCAGAGGTCTGGCCCGGAGCATGCCCACCAGCGCCGCTCTCGACAA TGTAGCTAAAGCCACCCAGATCCAGCTGTTTGAGACACCCACAGGATGGAAGTTCTTTGGGAACCTGATGGATGCAGGGAAGCTGTCCCTGTGTGGGGAGGAGAGCTTTGGCACag GCTCTGACCACATTCGTGAGAAAGATGGGTTGTGGGCGGTGCTGGCCTGGCTGTCAATCATTGCTGTGAGGAAGCAGAGTGTGGAGGACATCATGAAGGACCACTGGCAGAAATTTGGCAGAAATTTCTTCACAAG GTACGACTATGAGGAAGTGGACTCAGATGCTGCCAATGAGATGATCAAGGACCTGGAGGCACTGATTCTCGACAAGGTATTCATTGGGCAGAAGTTCTCAGCTGGAGACAAGATTTATGAAGTGGAGAAAGCTGACAACTTTGAGTATAGTGACCCTGTGGATGGAAGTATCTCAAGGAATCAG GGTCTTAGGATCATTTTCTCAGATGGTTCTCGCATCATTTTCCGCCTCAGTGGGACAGGCAGTGCTGGGGCCACAATCAGGCTCTACATCGACAGCTATGAGAGAGACCCTCAGATGATATATGAAGACCCACAG GCCATGCTGGCTCCCCTGGTGACTATCGCTCTGAAGATCTCGCAGATTCACAAGAGGACTGGTCTAAACGGCCCCACAGTGATCACGTGA
- the LOC135256565 gene encoding phosphoglucomutase-1-like isoform X2: MGDISAFRLRRDCRVISVPLLWFGRLVIGQNGIMSTPAVSCMIRKIKAIGGIILTASHNPGGPKGDFGIKFNTSNGGPAPEAVTDKIFQISKTIEEYAICPDLQVDLSTIGKQTFDLENKFKPFKVEIVDSVESYANMLRNIFDFAALKELLSGENHLRIRLDAMHGVVGPYVKRIICEELGSPANSAINCTPKEDFGGHHPDPNLTYAADLVETMKGGEYDFGAAFDGDGDRNMVLGRQGFFVNPSDSVAVIAANLFSIPYFQHTGIRGLARSMPTSAALDNVAKATQIQLFETPTGWKFFGNLMDAGKLSLCGEESFGTGSDHIREKDGLWAVLAWLSIIAVRKQSVEDIMKDHWQKFGRNFFTRYDYEEVDSDAANEMIKDLEALILDKVFIGQKFSAGDKIYEVEKADNFEYSDPVDGSISRNQGLRIIFSDGSRIIFRLSGTGSAGATIRLYIDSYERDPQMIYEDPQAMLAPLVTIALKISQIHKRTGLNGPTVIT, from the exons TTCGGGCGGTTGGTGATTGGCCAGAATGGGATCATGTCCACACCGGCGGTGTCTTGCATGATCCGGAAGATCAAAGCCATCGGGGGCATCATCCTTACTGCAAGCCACAATCCTGGAGGACCTAAAGGGGACTTTGGCATCAAGTTCAATACTTCCAATGGAG GCCCAGCACCTGAAGCCGTCACAGACAAAATCTTCCAGATCAGTAAGACCATTGAAGAGTACGCCATCTGCCCAGACCTCCAAGTTGACCTGTCAACCATCGGCAAGCAGACCTTCGACCTGGAGAACAAGTTTAAGCCATTCAAAG TGGAGATTGTGGACTCAGTGGAGTCTTATGCCAACATGCTGAGGAACATCTTTGACTTTGCTGCCCTGAAGGAGCTGCTGTCTGGAGAGAACCACCTCCGCATACGGCTGGATGCCATGCATGGGG TGGTAGGACCATATGTGAAGAGGATCATCTGTGAGGAGCTGGGCTCTCCTGCCAACTCTGCCATCAACTGCACCCCCAAGGAGGACTTTGGGGGCCACCACCCTGATCCCAACCTCACCTACGCTGCAGACCTGGTGGAGACCATGAAGGGCGGGGAGTATGATTTTGGAGCCGCCTTTGATGGTGATGGT GATCGCAACATGGTGCTGGGGAGGCAGGGTTTCTTCGTGAACCCCTCAGACTCAGTGGCAGTCATTGCCGCCAACCTCTTCAGCATCCCTTACTTCCAGCACACGGGGATCAGAGGTCTGGCCCGGAGCATGCCCACCAGCGCCGCTCTCGACAA TGTAGCTAAAGCCACCCAGATCCAGCTGTTTGAGACACCCACAGGATGGAAGTTCTTTGGGAACCTGATGGATGCAGGGAAGCTGTCCCTGTGTGGGGAGGAGAGCTTTGGCACag GCTCTGACCACATTCGTGAGAAAGATGGGTTGTGGGCGGTGCTGGCCTGGCTGTCAATCATTGCTGTGAGGAAGCAGAGTGTGGAGGACATCATGAAGGACCACTGGCAGAAATTTGGCAGAAATTTCTTCACAAG GTACGACTATGAGGAAGTGGACTCAGATGCTGCCAATGAGATGATCAAGGACCTGGAGGCACTGATTCTCGACAAGGTATTCATTGGGCAGAAGTTCTCAGCTGGAGACAAGATTTATGAAGTGGAGAAAGCTGACAACTTTGAGTATAGTGACCCTGTGGATGGAAGTATCTCAAGGAATCAG GGTCTTAGGATCATTTTCTCAGATGGTTCTCGCATCATTTTCCGCCTCAGTGGGACAGGCAGTGCTGGGGCCACAATCAGGCTCTACATCGACAGCTATGAGAGAGACCCTCAGATGATATATGAAGACCCACAG GCCATGCTGGCTCCCCTGGTGACTATCGCTCTGAAGATCTCGCAGATTCACAAGAGGACTGGTCTAAACGGCCCCACAGTGATCACGTGA
- the LOC135256565 gene encoding phosphoglucomutase-1-like isoform X3: MSTPAVSCMIRKIKAIGGIILTASHNPGGPKGDFGIKFNTSNGGPAPEAVTDKIFQISKTIEEYAICPDLQVDLSTIGKQTFDLENKFKPFKVEIVDSVESYANMLRNIFDFAALKELLSGENHLRIRLDAMHGVVGPYVKRIICEELGSPANSAINCTPKEDFGGHHPDPNLTYAADLVETMKGGEYDFGAAFDGDGDRNMVLGRQGFFVNPSDSVAVIAANLFSIPYFQHTGIRGLARSMPTSAALDNVAKATQIQLFETPTGWKFFGNLMDAGKLSLCGEESFGTGSDHIREKDGLWAVLAWLSIIAVRKQSVEDIMKDHWQKFGRNFFTRYDYEEVDSDAANEMIKDLEALILDKVFIGQKFSAGDKIYEVEKADNFEYSDPVDGSISRNQGLRIIFSDGSRIIFRLSGTGSAGATIRLYIDSYERDPQMIYEDPQAMLAPLVTIALKISQIHKRTGLNGPTVIT; this comes from the exons ATGTCCACACCGGCGGTGTCTTGCATGATCCGGAAGATCAAAGCCATCGGGGGCATCATCCTTACTGCAAGCCACAATCCTGGAGGACCTAAAGGGGACTTTGGCATCAAGTTCAATACTTCCAATGGAG GCCCAGCACCTGAAGCCGTCACAGACAAAATCTTCCAGATCAGTAAGACCATTGAAGAGTACGCCATCTGCCCAGACCTCCAAGTTGACCTGTCAACCATCGGCAAGCAGACCTTCGACCTGGAGAACAAGTTTAAGCCATTCAAAG TGGAGATTGTGGACTCAGTGGAGTCTTATGCCAACATGCTGAGGAACATCTTTGACTTTGCTGCCCTGAAGGAGCTGCTGTCTGGAGAGAACCACCTCCGCATACGGCTGGATGCCATGCATGGGG TGGTAGGACCATATGTGAAGAGGATCATCTGTGAGGAGCTGGGCTCTCCTGCCAACTCTGCCATCAACTGCACCCCCAAGGAGGACTTTGGGGGCCACCACCCTGATCCCAACCTCACCTACGCTGCAGACCTGGTGGAGACCATGAAGGGCGGGGAGTATGATTTTGGAGCCGCCTTTGATGGTGATGGT GATCGCAACATGGTGCTGGGGAGGCAGGGTTTCTTCGTGAACCCCTCAGACTCAGTGGCAGTCATTGCCGCCAACCTCTTCAGCATCCCTTACTTCCAGCACACGGGGATCAGAGGTCTGGCCCGGAGCATGCCCACCAGCGCCGCTCTCGACAA TGTAGCTAAAGCCACCCAGATCCAGCTGTTTGAGACACCCACAGGATGGAAGTTCTTTGGGAACCTGATGGATGCAGGGAAGCTGTCCCTGTGTGGGGAGGAGAGCTTTGGCACag GCTCTGACCACATTCGTGAGAAAGATGGGTTGTGGGCGGTGCTGGCCTGGCTGTCAATCATTGCTGTGAGGAAGCAGAGTGTGGAGGACATCATGAAGGACCACTGGCAGAAATTTGGCAGAAATTTCTTCACAAG GTACGACTATGAGGAAGTGGACTCAGATGCTGCCAATGAGATGATCAAGGACCTGGAGGCACTGATTCTCGACAAGGTATTCATTGGGCAGAAGTTCTCAGCTGGAGACAAGATTTATGAAGTGGAGAAAGCTGACAACTTTGAGTATAGTGACCCTGTGGATGGAAGTATCTCAAGGAATCAG GGTCTTAGGATCATTTTCTCAGATGGTTCTCGCATCATTTTCCGCCTCAGTGGGACAGGCAGTGCTGGGGCCACAATCAGGCTCTACATCGACAGCTATGAGAGAGACCCTCAGATGATATATGAAGACCCACAG GCCATGCTGGCTCCCCTGGTGACTATCGCTCTGAAGATCTCGCAGATTCACAAGAGGACTGGTCTAAACGGCCCCACAGTGATCACGTGA